GTTTTTTTATGTTCAACAATCTAATGTTTTGCCAACGAGGATTTGCTCATGTACGCACCCACTTACACCATGGCTTCATATCGTAACTGGCGATTTACCGGCGCCTTGTGCGCTGACTCCCGATCCCTGAATCGAACGACACATAGAACACGATAGTGCTGTGGCGCAATGAGCGCCACGCGAGGAACCCCGTATGAATGCCACGCTCTCTGCCCTGACCAATACTGTGCACGGACAACTGATTGAAAATGCTCTGGGTGACACCGCCCCGAACCCGCCACGCAGTCCGCGTCACACCTTGCCACTACCCAGTCCCGCGCAGTTGCGCCAGCGCCTTCCATGCAGCCCCGCCTTGCACGGGCAAATCGCCGAGCAGCGCGACGCTATCCGCGCCGTGCTGAACGGAGACGATGATCGTCTGCTGGTCATTGTCGGGCCCTGTTCCTTGCACGACCCCGATTCGGCCATGGAATACGCACAGCGTCTTGCCGCGCTGGCGCCTCAGGTCAGCGATCAGCTATTGCTGGTGATGCGTACCTACGTCGAGAAGCCACGCACCACTGTCGGCTGGAAGGGCCTTATGTACGATCCGCATCTGGATGGCAGTGGCGATATGGCAGAGGGGCTGGCCTTGTCACGGCGCCTGATGCTGTCAATTGCCGAACTGGGTCTGCCGGTTGCTACCGAGCTGTTGCAACCGATGGCCGCAGGTTACCTGGACGATCTGCTCGGCTGGGCTGCCATTGGCGCTCGCACCAGTGAATCGCAAACGCACCGTGAGATGGTCAGTGGTCTGGATTTGCCGGTAGGGTTCAAAAATGGCACGGACGGCAGCATGAGTGTTGCCAGTGACGCGATGCGCTCTGCGGCGCATGGCCACCAACATTTCGGGCTGGATGAGCAGGGCCGTCCGGCAATGGTTCAGACGCGCGGCAATCTCGACACGCATCTGGTGCTCAGGGGCGGCAATGGTGGGGCGAATTATCACGCGCCAGCTGTCGCGGCCGCACGACAGATGCTGGAGAGTCAAGGGCTTGCAGCCCGGCTGATAGTGGACTGCAACCACGCCAATAGTGGCAAGAATCCGCTGTTGCAGCCTGAGGTGCTGGCGTCGGTAGTGGACCAGCGATTAGCGGGTGACTCCAGCCTGCGCGGTGTGATGCTCGAAAGTCATCTGTTCGATGGTTGCCAGCCGCTGTCCGGGCAACTGGCGTATGGGGTATCCATCACGGACGCGTGTTTGGGCTGGGAAGCAACTCAGCATTCCTTGCTGTGTGCCGCTGAACGTCTGGCCGGGAATTGATCGCCGGCCGTGACAAGGAAGTTACTGCGGCGTACTGGTCTCCAGCCACTGCTCGAACTGGTTGGCTGGAAGCGGCTTTGAAACGAAGTAGCCTTGCACTTCGTCACAACCAAGCCCATCCAGGAACGCGTATGTCTGGTGATCTTCAACCCCTTCAGCTACCACGCTGTAACCCAGGTCATGAGCCATGGAAATCATCGCTTTGACCAGGGTACGGCTGCGCTTCTCCTGCTCGATG
This genomic stretch from Halopseudomonas pelagia harbors:
- a CDS encoding 3-deoxy-7-phosphoheptulonate synthase, producing the protein MNATLSALTNTVHGQLIENALGDTAPNPPRSPRHTLPLPSPAQLRQRLPCSPALHGQIAEQRDAIRAVLNGDDDRLLVIVGPCSLHDPDSAMEYAQRLAALAPQVSDQLLLVMRTYVEKPRTTVGWKGLMYDPHLDGSGDMAEGLALSRRLMLSIAELGLPVATELLQPMAAGYLDDLLGWAAIGARTSESQTHREMVSGLDLPVGFKNGTDGSMSVASDAMRSAAHGHQHFGLDEQGRPAMVQTRGNLDTHLVLRGGNGGANYHAPAVAAARQMLESQGLAARLIVDCNHANSGKNPLLQPEVLASVVDQRLAGDSSLRGVMLESHLFDGCQPLSGQLAYGVSITDACLGWEATQHSLLCAAERLAGN